In the Vespa crabro chromosome 10, iyVesCrab1.2, whole genome shotgun sequence genome, one interval contains:
- the LOC124427293 gene encoding putative uncharacterized protein DDB_G0289963 isoform X1, whose protein sequence is MSKTKKNSHSSEEFSTSYSSSSVSSDEEIDARDLKPMKDYLTNRRELARQLFKSVKPEKIRMMLPQALKKMDFEELEEWCASELSGMSKTRVLCILDGKPMLESSDTSESDESGPSLEIISDTEEWLTEDDNIKKEDGMSGKTKVKKHKNTNKIKSQSNNKKEDIGNSKIKAKNTNKDGSNNKYKDIKVKKEEEKETGKEKEADSLLDLLELEMRARAIRALIRKEDDIIPNSNESKALANNGTVEENHVNKSRQDEINAKENCRRQLEKIINSQRMDGDEEDVVLVVQPTPTIELLSSESENDEVGTRVNQKLENERKIESTTNLDNKNNVNSSTEQGVRESRVIEGRDNDKKINNTNEEISHPHTSHDKSNSSLSSTNIADNSTKRKKVKKKSHSKCEIRSESSLNTNSKSNECSGKKEEKVCLLEEKERLTENISKPEEPVPSVSNSKQKVVSDEDKLADFEEIIDLDNYSDDMDDLENCDNDKNKYKDKEKIQNKDNSIIKEQKSSQVIDTNSSNSQKLKSAETWATRYYQTDDVQNVIKESKIQSEIRKRLRERQRLSKLTNSPNLNSSPSRVPEVNNDKVETKPTGSVEEYLALKQANQSNLNASSDVSDNSVNTQEKDKCINICNEKNVNVGDEKLIASVNEEDVQKSIVTTVNNNI, encoded by the exons atgtcaaaaacaaagaagaattCACATAGCAGCGag GAATTTAGTACATCGTATTCATCTTCTTCCGTATCATCTGACGAGGAGATTGATGCAAGAGATTTAAAGCCTATGAAAGATTATCTTACGAATCGTAGAGAATTAGCGCGTCAACTTTTTAAATCTGTCAAACCTGAAAAGATACGTATGATGTTACCACAAGCATTAAag AAAATGGATTTTGAAGAGCTAGAAGAATGGTGTGCTAGCGAATTAAGTGGGATGTCCAAAACTCGTGTATTATGTATTTTGGATGGGAAACCTATGTTAGAATCGTCTGACACTAGTGAATCAGATGAATCag GTCCTTCTTTAGAAATTATATCTGATACTGAGGAATGGCTTACCGAggatgataatattaagaaagaaGATGGTATGTCtggaaaaacaaaagtaaagaaacataagaatacaaataaaataaagtcacagagtaataataaaaaagaggataTAGGAAATTCTAAGATAAAAgctaaaaatactaataaagatggaagcaataataaatataaagatatcaaagttaaaaaggaggaagagaaagaaacgggtaaagaaaaggaagctgATAGTTTGTTAGATTTGTTAGAATTAGAAATGCGTGCTAGGGCAATTAGAGCTTTGATACGTAAAGAAGATGATATAATACCAAATTCAAATGAATCCAAGGCGTTGGCAAATAATGGTACAGTTGAAGAAAATCATGTTAATAAATCTAGACAAGATGAAATAAATGCAAAGGAAAATTGTCGACggcaattagaaaaaattataaattctcAACGAATGGATGGAGATGAAGAAGATGTAGTATTAGTAGTTCAGCCCACCCCAACAATTGAGTTATTATCTAGTGAAAGTGAAAATGATGAAGTTGGAACAAGGGTAAatcaaaaattagaaaatgaacGTAAAATAGAAAGTACAACCAAtttggataataaaaataatgttaacagTTCTACGGAACAAGGAGTTAGAGAATCAAGAGTAATAGAAGGAagagataatgataaaaaaattaataatactaatgaagAAATATCTCATCCTCATACTTCACATGACAAAAGTAATTCTTCATTGTCATCTACAAATATTGCAGATAATTCCACAAAACGTAAAAaggtgaaaaagaaatcacaTTCGAAATGTGAAATAAGATCTGAAAGTTCTTTAAATACAAATAGTAAATCTAATGAATGTtcaggaaagaaagaggagaaagttTGTCtgcttgaagaaaaagaaagattaacagaaaatatatcaaaaccAGAAGAACCTGTCCCTTCTGTATCAAATTCAAAACAGAAAGTTGTTTCTGATGAGGATAAATTGGCTGACTTTGAGGAAATAATCGATTTAGATAATTACTCTGACGATATGGATGATTTGGAGAATtgtgataatgataaaaataaatataaagataaagaaaaaattcaaaataaggataatagtattataaagGAACAAAAGAGTTCACAGGTAATAGACACTAATTCATCCAATTCACAGAAATTGAAATCGGCTGAAACTTGGGCAACTCGTTATTATCAAACAGACGATGTtcaaaatgttataaaagaatcaaaaatACAATCAGAAATTCGCAAACGTTTAAGAGAACGTCAGAGACTTTCTAAACTTACTAATTCACCAAATTTAAATTCTTCGCCATCTCGCGTACCAgaagttaataatgataaggtaGAAACAAAACCTACTGGTTCTGTCGAAGAATATTTAGCTTTGAAACAAGCAAACCAATCAAATTTGAATGCAAGTAGTGACGTTAGCGATAATTCTGTTAATACACAGGAAAAAGATAAGTGCATAAATATATGCAATGAAAAGAACGTAAATGTGGgagatgaaaaattaattgcttCTGTAAATGAAGAAGATGTACAAAAATCAATTGTAACtactgtaaataataatatataa
- the LOC124427542 gene encoding uncharacterized protein LOC124427542 has protein sequence MILKYCTFMVLLPFILSQNDKSSLELIVCRIPENFQVQVSDRNKVNIYGNELLIKYKNIGIYLYPGTTTINVVLNGSFVEFQAYMIASNSVNNSTSKVEKILWSSNGLILGFGQLQKTNKGHYQVQQYHFFLPTNSSGSSNLFEAVEHEIRRLTQVCLEIEISKNVKIITEKNQRFEKINDFGSVIVLPSSDCVNTNAASSCTSSVTNSIKININNLIDLFIDAMIDMIKVYNLEKIKLPNINAVFITNLGVFDMKGQIQTFNGTFEGLTTIKRTADVILIQQGHKYTASCGFGISNAIVRFNKYQLKYDFINICGVILGTIENIALRVKISADYNTPQCTIKLEDIKVSEFDKLEVRFTGFGIMDIFGPKLINWFTRFFKNYLKGIIEQNLKIFLEKQISALDCEKYKKKIL, from the exons ATGATTTTGAAGTATTGCACTTTTATGgttcttttaccttttattttatcacaaAATGATAAATCTTCGTTAGAACTTATCG tATGCAGAATACCGGAAAATTTTCAAGTCCAAGTTTCGGATCgcaataaagttaatatataCGGTAatgaattgttaattaaatacaaaaacatcGGTATTTATTTGTATCCTGGCACTACTACAATAAACGTCGTTTTGAATGGATCATTTGTCGAATTTCAAG cATACATGATAGCATCAAATTCTGTTAATAATTCGACATCAAAAGTTGAGAAAATTTTATGGTCGAGCAATGGTCTTATTCTTGGGTTCGGACAATTGCAA AAAACGAACAAGGGACATTATCAAGTTCAACAATACCACTTCTTTTTACCAACGAATTCAAGCGGAAG TTCTAATCTATTTGAAGCGGTGGAACATGAAATTCGTCGGCTTACTCAAGTTTGTCttgaaatagaaatttcaaaaaatgtaaaaatcatAACGGAAAAAAATCAGCGTTTtgaaaaaatcaatgatttcGGATCAGTGATAGTTTTACCATCGTCTGATTGCGTAAATACAAATGCGGCTTCATCTTGTACATCCTCGGTCACTAATTCGATTAAA ataaatatcaataatttaatcgACCTATTCATCGATGCTATGATAGATATGATCAAGGTTTATAATCtagaaaagattaaattacCAAATATTAATGCAGTTTTTATTACCAATTTAGGAGTCTTTGACATGAAAGGTCAAATTCAAACCTTTAATGGCACTTTCGA GGGTTTAACGACTATTAAAAGAACAGCAgatgtaattttaattcaacAAGGCCATAAATATACGGCTTCTTGTGGTTTTGGTATATCTAATGCAATTGtacgttttaataaatatcag CttaaatacgattttataaatatatgtggcGTTATATTAGgtacaatagaaaatatagcATTAAGAGTTAAAATAAGTGCAGATTATAATACTCCACAGTGTACAATAAAATTAGAGGATATTAAAGTATCAGAATTTGATAAATTGGAAGTAAGATTCACTGGATTTGGTATAATGGATATTTTTGGACCTAAATTGATAAATTGGTTTACAAGATTTTTCAAGAATTATCTCAAGGGAATAATAGaacaaaatttgaaaatttttttggaAAAGCAAATATCAGCACTTGACTGTGAAAAatacaagaagaaaatacTCTGA
- the LOC124427293 gene encoding putative uncharacterized protein DDB_G0289963 isoform X2: MDFEELEEWCASELSGMSKTRVLCILDGKPMLESSDTSESDESGPSLEIISDTEEWLTEDDNIKKEDGMSGKTKVKKHKNTNKIKSQSNNKKEDIGNSKIKAKNTNKDGSNNKYKDIKVKKEEEKETGKEKEADSLLDLLELEMRARAIRALIRKEDDIIPNSNESKALANNGTVEENHVNKSRQDEINAKENCRRQLEKIINSQRMDGDEEDVVLVVQPTPTIELLSSESENDEVGTRVNQKLENERKIESTTNLDNKNNVNSSTEQGVRESRVIEGRDNDKKINNTNEEISHPHTSHDKSNSSLSSTNIADNSTKRKKVKKKSHSKCEIRSESSLNTNSKSNECSGKKEEKVCLLEEKERLTENISKPEEPVPSVSNSKQKVVSDEDKLADFEEIIDLDNYSDDMDDLENCDNDKNKYKDKEKIQNKDNSIIKEQKSSQVIDTNSSNSQKLKSAETWATRYYQTDDVQNVIKESKIQSEIRKRLRERQRLSKLTNSPNLNSSPSRVPEVNNDKVETKPTGSVEEYLALKQANQSNLNASSDVSDNSVNTQEKDKCINICNEKNVNVGDEKLIASVNEEDVQKSIVTTVNNNI; encoded by the exons ATGGATTTTGAAGAGCTAGAAGAATGGTGTGCTAGCGAATTAAGTGGGATGTCCAAAACTCGTGTATTATGTATTTTGGATGGGAAACCTATGTTAGAATCGTCTGACACTAGTGAATCAGATGAATCag GTCCTTCTTTAGAAATTATATCTGATACTGAGGAATGGCTTACCGAggatgataatattaagaaagaaGATGGTATGTCtggaaaaacaaaagtaaagaaacataagaatacaaataaaataaagtcacagagtaataataaaaaagaggataTAGGAAATTCTAAGATAAAAgctaaaaatactaataaagatggaagcaataataaatataaagatatcaaagttaaaaaggaggaagagaaagaaacgggtaaagaaaaggaagctgATAGTTTGTTAGATTTGTTAGAATTAGAAATGCGTGCTAGGGCAATTAGAGCTTTGATACGTAAAGAAGATGATATAATACCAAATTCAAATGAATCCAAGGCGTTGGCAAATAATGGTACAGTTGAAGAAAATCATGTTAATAAATCTAGACAAGATGAAATAAATGCAAAGGAAAATTGTCGACggcaattagaaaaaattataaattctcAACGAATGGATGGAGATGAAGAAGATGTAGTATTAGTAGTTCAGCCCACCCCAACAATTGAGTTATTATCTAGTGAAAGTGAAAATGATGAAGTTGGAACAAGGGTAAatcaaaaattagaaaatgaacGTAAAATAGAAAGTACAACCAAtttggataataaaaataatgttaacagTTCTACGGAACAAGGAGTTAGAGAATCAAGAGTAATAGAAGGAagagataatgataaaaaaattaataatactaatgaagAAATATCTCATCCTCATACTTCACATGACAAAAGTAATTCTTCATTGTCATCTACAAATATTGCAGATAATTCCACAAAACGTAAAAaggtgaaaaagaaatcacaTTCGAAATGTGAAATAAGATCTGAAAGTTCTTTAAATACAAATAGTAAATCTAATGAATGTtcaggaaagaaagaggagaaagttTGTCtgcttgaagaaaaagaaagattaacagaaaatatatcaaaaccAGAAGAACCTGTCCCTTCTGTATCAAATTCAAAACAGAAAGTTGTTTCTGATGAGGATAAATTGGCTGACTTTGAGGAAATAATCGATTTAGATAATTACTCTGACGATATGGATGATTTGGAGAATtgtgataatgataaaaataaatataaagataaagaaaaaattcaaaataaggataatagtattataaagGAACAAAAGAGTTCACAGGTAATAGACACTAATTCATCCAATTCACAGAAATTGAAATCGGCTGAAACTTGGGCAACTCGTTATTATCAAACAGACGATGTtcaaaatgttataaaagaatcaaaaatACAATCAGAAATTCGCAAACGTTTAAGAGAACGTCAGAGACTTTCTAAACTTACTAATTCACCAAATTTAAATTCTTCGCCATCTCGCGTACCAgaagttaataatgataaggtaGAAACAAAACCTACTGGTTCTGTCGAAGAATATTTAGCTTTGAAACAAGCAAACCAATCAAATTTGAATGCAAGTAGTGACGTTAGCGATAATTCTGTTAATACACAGGAAAAAGATAAGTGCATAAATATATGCAATGAAAAGAACGTAAATGTGGgagatgaaaaattaattgcttCTGTAAATGAAGAAGATGTACAAAAATCAATTGTAACtactgtaaataataatatataa
- the LOC124427302 gene encoding protein phosphatase 1H, translating to MLNRFKSVLMNAVGVSELDLQYPNDSNNDLMIDYVNSNFAVEVENKPYSRPSFLGLTAEETQVSADHRVRPIIVPRDLSRLPWCAGYAECINAGKSIWNEDQASATRGDLKFTDMNATLPYIMFSMFDGHAGYQVALTARLHLHRIILERLNAIPSTVLFNEDEEEFIKGKDLVTGAIELAYRQMDQMVEGQAQNGGGGCTAITILFLNGRLYAAGAGDSRAVLVLGDSQRALTRDHTPDSESNRVRALGFLRSHELLKGYFTPLEFKKRPLQKELGTMVLYREPYMTGWAYKTLSHLDLKLPLISGHGKRSRVMGTIGVTRGFGDHGLKAANTGVSIKPFLSSQPEIQSIKLEDCNLTERDCIIIATDGLWDVVSDKTAATILRKTLAPDTPSLEYRLTMGAQELVQAARGRLMGRTWVGKSENSNENEDKLAPMASVDDISVMVVPLYPYLCEHKQWLKSIQQERKYSNDSSHISINNSIQ from the exons atgttaaacCGATTTAAATCAGTATTGATGAATGCTGTAGGTGTAAGCGAGCTTGACCTACAATATCCAAATGATTCAAACAATGATTTGATGATAGATTATGTCAATTCAAATTTTGCGGTAGAAGTGGAAAATAAGCCTTATAGTCGACCTAGTTTTCTAGGACTTACAGCTGAAGAAACACag GTTAGTGCTGATCATAGAGTAAGACCTATAATAGTACCAAGAGATTTAAGCAGATTACCTTGGTGCGCTGGTTATGCAGAATGTATAAATGCTGGAAAAAGTATTTGGAATGAGGATCAAGCATCTGCAACACGAGGAGACCTTAAATTTACTGATATGAACGCTACATTGCCTTATATTATGTTTTCTATGTTTGATGGTCATGCTGGATATCAAGTGGCTCTTACTGCAAGATTACATTTACACAGAATAATTCTA gagAGGTTGAATGCTATACCAAGTACTGTATTATTcaatgaagatgaagaagaatttATAAAAGGTAAAGATTTAGTTACAGGTGCTATCGAATTAGCTTACAGACAAATGGACCAAATGGTAGAAGGTCAAGCTCAAAATGGTGGTGGAGGCTGTACAGCTATTACTATTCTATTTCTTAATGGCAGATTATATGCTGCTGGTGCTGGTGATTCTAG AGCAGTGCTTGTATTAGGAGATAGTCAACGTGCTCTTACTAGAGATCACACTCCAGATTCTGAATCGAATCGTGTAAGAGCTTTAGGATTTTTAAGAAGTCACGAATTATTAAAAGGTTATTTTACACCATTAGAATTCAAAAAAAGGCCATTACAGAAAGAGTTAGGAACTATGGTCTTATATAGAGAACCTTACATGACTGGTTGGGCATATAAAACATTATCACATCTTGATTTAAAGTTACCACTTATTTCTGGTCATGGAAAACGA agtAGAGTTATGGGTACCATAGGAGTAACAAGGGGTTTTGGTGATCATGGCTTAAAAGCAGCTAATACAGGTGTCAGTATCAAACCATTCTTATCATCTCAGCCTGAAATACAATCCATAAAATTGGAGGATTGCAATCTCACAGAACGTGATTGCATTATAATAGCTACGGATGGATTATGGGATGTTGTTTCTGACAAAACAGCAGCTACTATTCTTAGGAAAACACTTGCCCCAGATACACCTTCTTTAGAATATAG GCTTACAATGGGTGCACAAGAATTAGTACAAGCTGCTAGAGGTCGATTAATGGGAAGAACATGGGTGGGAAAATCTGAAAATTCTAATGAAAACGAAGACAAACTCGCCCCAATGGCTTCGGTCGATGACATAAGTGTAATGGTGGTACCACTGTATCCATATCTCTGCGAACATAAACAATGGTTAAAGTCAATTCAGCAGGAAAGAAAGTATTCTAATGATTCCTCACACATATCTATCAATAATtcgatacaataa